From the Acidobacteriota bacterium genome, one window contains:
- a CDS encoding TIGR00730 family Rossman fold protein, translated as MPIETQTDNQTTSNNQTTSDGNDRYFLEGPKSRGSETIMLFRIFAEFVRGFRHLHFVGPCVTVFGSARFTEDHPYYQLAREAGSALANMGFTVMTGGGPGLMEAANRGAWDVKGASIGCNITLPHEQKPNPYLDKMLQFSYFFVRKVMLVKYSYAFVVLPGGVGTMDEMFEALTLIQTHKIKDFPIVLMGKEYYFELYDFLEEMVRQKTISPEDLNLLMLTDSVEEAMAHIEKYAVQKFKLKRTPKPIRMLGEKPTGVANKG; from the coding sequence ATGCCCATTGAAACTCAAACCGACAATCAAACAACTTCAAACAACCAAACGACAAGCGACGGCAACGACCGCTATTTTCTGGAAGGCCCGAAATCTCGCGGATCTGAAACGATCATGCTCTTTCGCATCTTCGCGGAATTCGTTCGTGGTTTTCGCCATCTGCATTTCGTGGGGCCGTGCGTGACGGTGTTCGGTTCGGCCAGATTCACAGAAGATCATCCTTATTATCAACTCGCGCGCGAAGCCGGTTCGGCTCTTGCCAATATGGGCTTTACGGTAATGACCGGCGGCGGCCCGGGGCTTATGGAAGCCGCCAACCGTGGCGCCTGGGATGTGAAAGGCGCTTCTATCGGATGCAACATCACGTTGCCTCACGAACAAAAGCCCAACCCATATTTGGACAAAATGCTCCAGTTCAGCTACTTCTTCGTCCGTAAAGTGATGCTGGTCAAATATTCGTATGCCTTCGTGGTGCTGCCTGGCGGCGTGGGGACGATGGATGAAATGTTCGAAGCGTTGACCTTGATCCAAACTCACAAAATCAAAGACTTTCCCATCGTCTTGATGGGAAAGGAGTATTACTTTGAGTTGTACGATTTTCTGGAGGAAATGGTCAGGCAAAAAACCATCAGCCCGGAAGACTTGAATTTATTGATGCTGACCGATTCGGTCGAAGAAGCGATGGCCCACATTGAAAAGTACGCCGTGCAAAAGTTCAAATTGAAGCGCACGCCAAAGCCGATTCGGATGCTGGGCGAAAAACCGACGGGAGTCGCCAACAAAGGTTAG
- a CDS encoding S8 family serine peptidase gives MPSKKANTKFAQIPAQTHPKEERRDFIPGAMVVRVKEDVVNNVPDIAAASVAAVPSFRLPERAESPFESLRENGLLREIVPVFSRMTGGRPLGVAPASAAASFALSIRDSEDEDLKGLNVLRLAKHADLKKIEKDLNNTPGIEYAHRVPARWMAAAKAKKITSDEFLSQQWGLKAIGWTALDSLPDAAQIRVAVLDTGIDETHPELKNIISSYVHDGAGSTDIIGHGTHVAGIIAAEINNRIGIAGICKPQLMIWKIFGDTPDPRDGEIYVDTVMYQRALNAARQNRVNVVNLSIGGTFRDRTEELLLKRLMDSGTLVVAAMGNEFEDGNPKEYPGGFPGVFAVGATTKSNVRASFSNTGAHIDIAAPGHQILSTLPLKPSLMRGADETKYASWSGTSMATPHVTAGAALVFAKNPGFTAKQVGDKLKAAATKVPAMKGKKTTHEFGAGLLNVLAALS, from the coding sequence ATGCCAAGCAAAAAAGCCAATACCAAGTTTGCGCAAATTCCAGCTCAAACGCATCCGAAAGAAGAACGAAGAGATTTCATTCCAGGGGCAATGGTGGTGCGCGTCAAAGAAGACGTCGTCAACAACGTCCCGGATATTGCTGCGGCAAGCGTTGCCGCCGTGCCGTCCTTTCGGCTGCCCGAACGCGCCGAAAGCCCATTTGAATCCTTACGCGAAAACGGATTGCTTCGCGAAATCGTTCCGGTGTTTTCCCGCATGACTGGCGGACGCCCGTTGGGCGTCGCTCCAGCTTCCGCCGCCGCTTCCTTCGCGCTGAGCATTCGGGATTCCGAAGACGAAGATTTGAAAGGATTGAACGTGCTCCGTTTGGCCAAACACGCCGATTTGAAAAAAATCGAAAAGGATTTGAACAACACTCCGGGCATTGAGTACGCCCATCGGGTTCCGGCGCGCTGGATGGCGGCAGCCAAGGCGAAAAAAATTACGTCAGACGAATTTCTGTCCCAGCAATGGGGATTGAAAGCCATCGGCTGGACGGCGCTGGATTCGCTGCCTGATGCCGCTCAAATTCGTGTGGCCGTGCTGGACACCGGCATTGATGAAACGCATCCGGAGTTGAAAAACATCATTTCATCCTACGTTCACGACGGAGCCGGTTCGACGGACATCATCGGCCATGGAACACATGTCGCCGGAATCATTGCCGCGGAAATCAACAATCGAATCGGCATTGCCGGAATCTGCAAACCGCAGTTGATGATCTGGAAAATTTTCGGCGACACGCCCGATCCCAGAGACGGTGAAATTTACGTGGACACGGTGATGTACCAGCGGGCGCTGAATGCCGCGCGGCAGAACAGAGTCAACGTCGTCAATTTGAGCATTGGCGGCACATTCCGCGACCGTACGGAAGAGCTGTTGCTGAAACGGTTGATGGATTCCGGAACACTGGTGGTTGCGGCAATGGGCAACGAATTCGAGGACGGCAATCCAAAGGAATATCCTGGCGGATTTCCGGGCGTGTTCGCCGTCGGCGCTACGACCAAAAGCAATGTGCGAGCATCGTTTTCCAATACCGGCGCTCATATAGACATCGCCGCGCCTGGGCATCAAATTCTTTCAACCCTGCCGCTCAAACCTTCGCTGATGCGGGGCGCGGATGAAACAAAATACGCAAGTTGGAGCGGAACTTCCATGGCCACCCCGCACGTGACTGCCGGCGCTGCGCTGGTGTTCGCCAAAAATCCGGGGTTCACCGCTAAACAGGTCGGCGACAAACTTAAAGCCGCTGCGACCAAAGTACCCGCGATGAAAGGCAAGAAAACTACTCATGAATTTGGCGCGGGTTTACTGAATGTACTTGCGGCGTTATCCTGA
- a CDS encoding cyclic nucleotide-binding domain-containing protein: protein MPEETTKHKEVLAAIESIGAIADLTSQHDGHYDYELDLEVIVYGRNYNGKKVGPYVRLLTYMPGEEIVREGDWGGNSFYIVVNGKADVLFENGQNKVAEIPAGVQFGEMSVLAGVPRSATIRAPKDETVQILEIQRPALRLLRKLPKFGEVLDSTYRRNGRATTIQDIAAATQLSKEAVSQLEAISQFKVFGKNHVLFRAGDPMKNLFVLKSGWAKVSPRNVTRQLTPAENHSRNWNAKASEAYFGPSHCFGVEAITRDGNWEQTCTLMGRAEVLEISLSDLRKHPELREILLLAFTGMAAPDNPNEGRQPLAVAHSQEALIETGLVDGTNLLVMDMDLCVRCGNCSMACHQIHGQSRLLRRGIHVERPVKIEPKSGFQSLLSPSVCMHCQDPECLTGCPTGAIGRFPGGQVDIDPKSCIGCGDCATQCPYNAISMVSRKPSPLPAGRSWFDLKPDPLPPAVEQTEDLLAVKCNLCQNTPLNPAGTKRKAYSCEENCPTGALLRVDPHIYFAEIKEAEGTIFRDSTHVVARHTSHKDFGKRLMHAIGLASTLILTLLTLMGISRYGLETPLIGAWLDIRWLTGIVGLIGIAGVMAYPVRRQIYRKRSGALRYWMLSHSYLGVIAGIVLLLHGGSSSGGVLTTALMVSFDLVILTGLFGVLMYFLAPRMLTRIEGQPLLIEDLIARREELNRELGELMAKVTPNVRLTIQKQVVPRTISLSFLLRQYLRRESLDQMLDNLKTEFASIGQGMADGERERLLKGIEMAATMRRVDSLIYLHQALKLWLAPHVLVTSLMLALMLVHIIQVIYFLAR from the coding sequence ATGCCTGAAGAGACCACTAAGCACAAAGAGGTGCTGGCCGCAATTGAAAGCATTGGCGCAATCGCCGACCTGACCTCTCAGCACGATGGCCATTACGATTACGAACTCGACCTGGAAGTCATCGTGTATGGGCGCAATTACAACGGCAAGAAAGTCGGACCGTATGTTCGTTTGTTGACCTATATGCCCGGCGAAGAAATCGTCCGCGAAGGCGATTGGGGAGGCAATTCGTTTTATATCGTCGTCAACGGCAAAGCCGACGTGTTATTTGAGAATGGCCAGAACAAGGTCGCGGAAATTCCCGCAGGCGTTCAGTTCGGAGAAATGTCCGTGCTGGCCGGCGTTCCGCGTTCAGCAACCATCCGCGCACCGAAAGACGAAACCGTTCAGATTCTGGAAATCCAGCGGCCTGCGCTTCGTTTATTGCGCAAACTACCCAAGTTCGGCGAAGTTCTGGATTCGACCTATCGCCGGAATGGTCGCGCGACCACCATACAGGACATCGCCGCCGCAACCCAGCTCAGCAAAGAAGCCGTCAGCCAGCTTGAGGCCATTTCGCAATTCAAAGTCTTCGGGAAAAACCACGTGCTGTTTCGCGCCGGCGATCCGATGAAAAATCTGTTTGTGCTCAAATCCGGCTGGGCCAAGGTCTCGCCGCGAAACGTCACGCGCCAATTGACGCCTGCCGAAAATCATTCGCGAAACTGGAATGCCAAGGCCTCCGAAGCCTACTTCGGTCCGTCGCATTGTTTTGGTGTCGAAGCCATCACGCGTGACGGCAATTGGGAACAAACCTGCACCCTGATGGGGCGCGCTGAAGTGCTGGAAATTTCGCTGTCGGATTTGCGCAAGCATCCCGAACTGCGCGAAATCCTGTTGCTGGCGTTTACAGGAATGGCCGCGCCGGACAATCCCAACGAAGGCCGTCAGCCATTGGCGGTCGCACATTCGCAGGAAGCATTGATTGAAACCGGTCTGGTGGATGGAACCAACCTGCTGGTGATGGACATGGATTTGTGCGTGCGCTGCGGCAATTGCTCCATGGCTTGTCATCAGATTCACGGCCAGTCGCGGTTGCTGCGCAGAGGCATTCACGTCGAGCGCCCGGTCAAGATCGAACCGAAATCCGGTTTCCAAAGTCTGCTTTCACCTTCCGTTTGTATGCATTGCCAGGATCCGGAATGTTTGACCGGCTGTCCGACTGGAGCGATTGGGCGGTTTCCGGGAGGGCAAGTGGACATTGATCCGAAAAGCTGTATCGGTTGCGGCGATTGCGCCACGCAGTGCCCGTACAACGCGATTTCCATGGTCAGCCGCAAACCGTCTCCGTTGCCTGCGGGCCGAAGCTGGTTCGACCTGAAACCCGACCCGCTGCCACCAGCCGTCGAACAGACGGAAGATTTGCTGGCCGTCAAATGTAACCTTTGCCAGAACACGCCGCTGAACCCGGCGGGCACCAAACGCAAAGCCTACAGTTGCGAGGAAAACTGCCCGACCGGCGCACTGCTGCGCGTTGACCCGCACATTTATTTCGCCGAGATCAAAGAGGCGGAAGGCACGATTTTCCGCGATTCGACGCACGTTGTTGCCCGCCACACTTCGCACAAAGATTTCGGCAAACGATTGATGCATGCCATTGGGTTGGCCAGCACGCTGATTCTGACATTGCTGACGCTCATGGGAATTTCGCGTTATGGATTGGAAACGCCGTTGATTGGCGCGTGGCTGGATATTCGTTGGCTGACGGGCATTGTGGGATTGATTGGGATTGCGGGCGTTATGGCATATCCCGTTCGACGACAGATTTACCGCAAACGCTCCGGGGCATTGCGATATTGGATGTTGTCGCACAGTTATCTGGGCGTGATCGCCGGGATCGTTTTGTTGCTGCACGGCGGTTCGAGTTCCGGCGGCGTTTTGACCACCGCGCTGATGGTGTCATTCGATCTGGTGATTCTGACCGGGTTGTTTGGGGTTTTGATGTACTTCCTTGCACCGCGAATGTTGACGCGCATCGAAGGCCAACCGCTGCTGATCGAAGACCTGATTGCCCGGCGCGAAGAATTGAATCGCGAGCTTGGCGAGTTGATGGCCAAAGTCACGCCGAACGTCCGGCTGACGATTCAAAAGCAGGTTGTTCCCCGCACGATTTCTCTGAGCTTCCTGCTGCGGCAATACCTGCGGCGCGAATCGCTGGATCAAATGCTGGACAACCTCAAAACCGAATTCGCTTCCATTGGCCAGGGGATGGCCGACGGCGAGCGCGAACGCCTGTTGAAAGGCATTGAAATGGCGGCGACGATGCGACGGGTGGATTCACTGATTTACCTGCATCAAGCATTAAAACTTTGGCTGGCTCCGCACGTGCTGGTTACATCGCTGATGTTGGCGCTGATGCTCGTTCACATCATTCAAGTGATTTACTTTTTGGCGCGCTAA
- a CDS encoding FHA domain-containing protein, with product MNKFVIIRKDLSLDPALVESEGLTIGRLAGSDLVLNHPSVSRTHAGIKELNGDYWVFNLSEANGTTLNGELVDQTPLADGDVIQIGPFFLYPRYVADGLLIEVEMSIKPLPVEASSPSASSSSLLLPPDQGQTVRIDPGILAKLQRDKTTPQGTRRLSGTGMLTGMLKPGDAQALKIFWDKRKREDGKLATDSPLKPKTRKRMGRAQFNWVPTRDLQRPWPRALFGWATLIVTLLSLGAVFLFKDAYSPGALSAPHARKEFSISPKIAQNPSASSCTTCHAVNASLNQNCAACHSTPAFHSEISDKHTKAGLTCTACHSEHLGRDFRPALVANVACIGCHRDGSNYISPLSGLELRTPHGGTFGYPKNERGEWISREISPAEWSRKELPGSPSQFGLKDRFHLIHIAGRQQGRSNCTDCHTAGFEGAALTQGVRESCAACHGVDPAAAEAQNDNAKSFFAERGRQFLSSARAGGPLCVSCHTQHGEEKELRASLRRMER from the coding sequence ATGAACAAATTCGTCATCATACGAAAAGACCTCAGTCTCGACCCCGCTCTGGTGGAAAGCGAAGGGTTGACCATTGGCCGATTGGCGGGCAGCGATCTGGTGCTGAACCATCCGTCGGTCTCGCGCACGCATGCCGGAATCAAGGAACTCAATGGCGATTATTGGGTCTTCAATCTGTCGGAAGCCAACGGCACGACCTTGAACGGTGAACTGGTAGATCAAACACCGCTTGCAGATGGCGATGTGATTCAGATTGGCCCCTTTTTCCTATATCCGCGCTATGTTGCCGACGGCTTGCTGATTGAGGTGGAGATGAGCATCAAGCCGCTGCCTGTCGAGGCTTCCAGTCCAAGCGCCAGCAGCAGCAGTTTGTTGCTGCCACCAGATCAAGGCCAAACCGTACGAATTGATCCGGGAATTCTGGCCAAATTGCAGCGCGATAAAACCACGCCACAAGGTACGCGCAGACTTTCCGGCACAGGAATGTTGACCGGGATGTTAAAACCAGGGGATGCGCAGGCGCTGAAAATCTTCTGGGACAAGCGCAAACGCGAAGATGGAAAGCTGGCAACAGATTCTCCGCTGAAGCCGAAAACCCGAAAACGAATGGGTCGAGCGCAGTTCAATTGGGTTCCGACGCGGGATTTGCAACGCCCCTGGCCGCGCGCGCTATTTGGATGGGCGACGTTGATCGTCACCCTCCTTTCTCTAGGCGCGGTATTTCTGTTCAAAGATGCCTACTCGCCCGGCGCGCTTTCCGCGCCTCACGCCAGAAAAGAGTTTTCGATTTCTCCAAAGATCGCCCAAAACCCAAGCGCGTCTTCCTGCACGACTTGTCACGCGGTCAACGCATCGCTCAATCAAAACTGCGCGGCTTGTCATTCGACACCGGCGTTTCACTCGGAGATTTCGGACAAACACACCAAAGCCGGTTTGACCTGCACGGCTTGCCATTCGGAGCATCTGGGCAGGGATTTTCGGCCAGCGCTGGTCGCCAATGTCGCTTGCATCGGGTGCCATCGTGATGGCAGCAACTACATTTCCCCGCTTTCAGGCCTGGAACTGCGAACGCCTCACGGCGGAACGTTCGGTTACCCCAAAAACGAACGCGGAGAATGGATTTCCAGGGAAATTTCTCCCGCCGAATGGTCGCGCAAGGAATTGCCCGGATCGCCTTCGCAGTTCGGCTTAAAAGATCGCTTTCACCTGATCCACATCGCTGGTCGCCAACAGGGCCGCAGCAATTGCACGGATTGCCACACCGCAGGGTTTGAAGGCGCAGCATTGACGCAAGGCGTTCGCGAATCCTGCGCCGCCTGTCACGGCGTTGATCCGGCTGCTGCGGAAGCGCAGAACGACAACGCGAAATCCTTTTTCGCCGAACGTGGTCGCCAATTCCTGAGCAGTGCGCGTGCGGGCGGACCACTATGCGTTTCCTGCCACACCCAGCACGGCGAAGAAAAAGAACTCCGCGCCAGTTTGCGTCGGATGGAGCGATAA
- a CDS encoding PIG-L family deacetylase has protein sequence MIRKLCLLLAVYCLLSTVYCLLPTNSAQRQLRIICFGAHPDDAEIGVSGTAALWAAKGHAVKLVAVTNGDIGHFSEAGGPLARRRKTEVERAAKILGTTVEVLDNHDGELLPTLENRKAVTKLIRQWKADIVISHRPNDYHPDHRYAGVLVQDAAYMVTVPNFAPDVPHLTNNPVFLYFSDRFEKPNPFQADVVVDIDSVMEKKLDGLLGMASQFYEGGANGSADLISTDPEKQKQRWAVVRQRFVERQKGIADKYRKNLEEWYGKDRAAKVQYAEAFEICEYGRRPDKAELKVLFPFFN, from the coding sequence ATGATTCGTAAACTTTGCCTGCTGCTTGCTGTCTACTGTCTGCTGTCTACTGTCTACTGTCTGCTTCCAACCAATTCTGCCCAACGCCAACTGAGAATCATCTGTTTCGGCGCGCATCCGGACGATGCGGAAATCGGCGTTTCCGGAACGGCGGCGTTGTGGGCAGCCAAAGGCCATGCGGTCAAACTCGTTGCCGTCACCAATGGCGACATTGGCCACTTTAGCGAAGCGGGCGGCCCTCTGGCTCGACGGCGTAAAACCGAAGTCGAACGCGCCGCCAAGATTCTGGGCACGACGGTCGAGGTGCTGGATAACCACGACGGCGAATTGCTGCCGACGCTGGAAAATCGGAAAGCCGTCACCAAATTGATTCGCCAGTGGAAAGCCGACATCGTCATCAGCCATCGCCCCAACGATTACCATCCCGATCACCGTTATGCCGGCGTGCTGGTGCAGGACGCTGCGTATATGGTCACCGTGCCGAACTTCGCGCCGGACGTTCCGCACCTGACCAACAATCCTGTGTTTCTATATTTTTCCGACCGCTTTGAAAAACCGAATCCATTTCAAGCCGACGTGGTCGTGGACATTGATTCCGTGATGGAAAAGAAGCTGGACGGCTTGCTCGGCATGGCTTCGCAATTTTATGAAGGTGGCGCAAACGGCTCGGCGGATTTGATTTCCACCGATCCGGAAAAACAAAAACAGCGCTGGGCGGTTGTTCGCCAACGCTTCGTGGAGCGCCAAAAAGGGATCGCCGACAAATACCGCAAAAACCTGGAAGAGTGGTACGGTAAGGATCGCGCCGCCAAAGTCCAATATGCCGAAGCGTTCGAGATTTGCGAATATGGGCGCAGGCCGGACAAGGCGGAATTGAAAGTGTTGTTTCCGTTTTTCAACTAA
- a CDS encoding NAD(P)-binding domain-containing protein, which yields MKRSQLVITLLLLSVVLVAAFVSRLSISFGAVPLMGWAGLIIFAGVAGLALVGSDTFRGRRRVIEAMADAEMRPSETKGKTVVVPQSLGAALDPDGPPYPHPVINTATCIGCHACVDACPHDVLAIINGKATTVAVEQCTEDTSCQVECPTVPKSCIVVNATKKIPERKVPNRDQRFMTNVPGVYLIGDVSGVPLIKNAINEGGAVIDHIAEDLQHAGKNGDHDYDVAIIGIGPAGLSATALAKQRGLKYIAIEQDQVVGTIQQTYQAGKYVYFNPVEKPVSGGINLAGAGATKEVMIGSWMETIRSNGLLINEYESCKTVKAAGDNFIIETDQDKTKRKMQYSVRRVILAIGNRGTPMKLGVPGEDSKVVVTATEMIMPAFCNKCGEKRQGDNRFCHNCGQKYAPKLKQTPAFEDEKVKYKLTDPNDFSGKHIVVVGAGNSAIEAAVDLAAYRSDDGTQITGWRDNTVTLVIRSNFKGDLKLGNKMLVYECIDEGKITAYFGQTVKEVTPTEIALMSARERDPKTAKETARIQNDYVFALIGGEKPTKFLESIGIKIG from the coding sequence ATGAAAAGATCGCAACTTGTCATTACGTTGTTGCTGCTCTCAGTGGTGTTGGTGGCGGCGTTTGTTTCCCGGCTTTCCATCAGTTTCGGAGCCGTGCCCCTGATGGGCTGGGCTGGACTGATCATCTTTGCCGGAGTTGCGGGGCTGGCGCTGGTCGGTTCGGATACCTTTCGCGGGCGGCGGCGAGTCATCGAAGCCATGGCCGACGCCGAAATGCGGCCTTCGGAAACCAAGGGCAAAACCGTCGTGGTGCCGCAATCGTTGGGAGCGGCGCTGGATCCCGATGGGCCTCCCTATCCGCACCCGGTCATCAACACGGCCACCTGCATTGGTTGTCATGCCTGTGTGGATGCTTGCCCGCACGACGTATTGGCCATCATCAACGGCAAGGCTACGACTGTCGCCGTCGAACAATGCACCGAAGACACCAGTTGTCAGGTCGAATGTCCGACGGTTCCGAAATCCTGCATCGTGGTCAACGCCACCAAAAAGATTCCCGAACGCAAGGTGCCGAACCGCGATCAGCGATTTATGACCAATGTGCCTGGGGTTTATTTGATCGGCGACGTGTCCGGAGTTCCATTGATCAAAAACGCCATCAACGAAGGCGGCGCGGTGATTGATCATATAGCCGAAGATTTACAGCACGCAGGCAAAAACGGCGATCACGATTACGACGTCGCCATCATCGGCATTGGCCCGGCGGGGTTGTCCGCCACGGCCTTGGCCAAACAGCGCGGCCTGAAGTACATCGCCATCGAACAGGACCAGGTCGTCGGCACCATTCAGCAAACTTATCAAGCTGGCAAATACGTGTACTTCAACCCGGTGGAAAAGCCGGTCAGCGGCGGAATCAATCTGGCCGGAGCGGGCGCGACCAAGGAAGTGATGATCGGTTCCTGGATGGAAACGATTCGCTCAAATGGCTTGCTCATCAATGAATACGAAAGCTGCAAAACCGTCAAAGCCGCGGGCGATAATTTCATCATCGAAACCGACCAGGACAAAACCAAACGCAAAATGCAGTACAGCGTTCGCCGTGTGATTCTGGCCATCGGCAATCGCGGGACTCCGATGAAGCTGGGCGTGCCGGGCGAAGATTCCAAGGTCGTCGTGACCGCCACCGAAATGATCATGCCTGCCTTCTGCAACAAGTGCGGCGAAAAGCGCCAGGGCGACAACCGGTTTTGCCACAACTGCGGCCAGAAATATGCGCCAAAACTCAAACAGACTCCGGCCTTTGAAGACGAGAAGGTCAAATACAAATTGACCGATCCAAACGATTTCAGCGGCAAACACATTGTCGTCGTCGGCGCTGGCAATTCCGCCATCGAAGCGGCAGTGGATTTGGCGGCCTATCGTTCGGACGACGGAACCCAGATCACCGGTTGGCGCGACAACACGGTCACGCTGGTTATCCGCAGCAATTTCAAAGGCGATCTGAAACTTGGAAACAAGATGCTGGTTTACGAATGCATTGACGAAGGCAAGATCACGGCTTACTTCGGGCAAACCGTTAAGGAGGTCACGCCAACCGAAATCGCCTTGATGAGTGCGCGCGAGCGTGATCCCAAAACCGCCAAGGAAACGGCGCGCATTCAAAACGATTACGTTTTCGCGCTGATCGGCGGAGAAAAACCGACCAAGTTCCTGGAAAGCATCGGCATCAAGATTGGCTGA
- the xth gene encoding exodeoxyribonuclease III, producing MKIATWNINSIAVRLTHVLDWLKANRPDVLCLQEIKCKEDKFPADAFKEIGYRAEIFGQQTYNGVATLSLAGASDVQKGFLGDAEDAQRRLLATTINGVKIVNVYIPNGSEVGSEKYVFKLDWLAKLRKFFDDCCDVDDQIVLCGDFNIAPEDRDVHDPKLWAGQILCSDAERAALQVIEDWGLVDVFRQHHEDSGVYTWWDYRGGAFPKNKGLRIDHLWATESLAELCTAVWVDKAPRALSQPSDHVPVVAEFDLE from the coding sequence ATGAAAATCGCAACGTGGAATATCAATTCAATTGCCGTTCGACTGACGCACGTTCTGGATTGGCTGAAGGCCAATCGCCCGGATGTGTTATGCCTTCAGGAAATCAAATGCAAAGAAGATAAATTCCCTGCCGACGCATTTAAGGAAATCGGTTACCGCGCCGAAATCTTTGGCCAGCAAACGTACAATGGCGTCGCCACGCTTTCCTTGGCGGGAGCATCAGACGTGCAAAAAGGATTTCTGGGCGATGCGGAAGACGCACAGCGCCGCTTGCTGGCAACGACCATCAACGGTGTCAAAATCGTCAACGTTTATATCCCCAACGGTTCGGAAGTCGGTTCGGAAAAATACGTTTTCAAATTGGACTGGTTGGCCAAACTGCGGAAGTTCTTCGACGATTGTTGCGATGTGGATGATCAGATCGTGCTATGCGGCGATTTCAACATCGCGCCCGAAGATCGCGACGTTCACGATCCGAAACTTTGGGCCGGACAAATTCTGTGCAGCGATGCCGAACGCGCAGCGTTGCAGGTGATTGAAGACTGGGGCTTGGTGGATGTCTTCCGTCAGCATCACGAAGATTCCGGCGTGTACACCTGGTGGGATTATCGCGGTGGAGCGTTTCCCAAAAACAAGGGCCTCAGAATTGACCACCTTTGGGCGACCGAATCACTGGCGGAGTTGTGCACCGCTGTCTGGGTGGACAAAGCCCCGCGCGCGCTGTCTCAACCGTCAGACCATGTTCCTGTGGTCGCAGAATTCGACCTGGAGTAA
- a CDS encoding DUF1501 domain-containing protein: MTNFQTEIPQANSRREFLFRAGNGFGALAFSYLMQRDALASDNTQPAKKLVNPLAPKAPHFAAKAKAVIFLFMVGGPSQMETFDPKPMLNKLHGQQMPASFGEVKSQFVKTGTPLMGSAWKFKKYGQSGIEVSDLLPHTASCIDDIAVIRSCYTESFVHAPAMYQMINGRVLAGHPSLGSWVTYGLGSESENLPAYCVMTQPQGLPEGGAPMWSAGFLPAIHQGTVLRNGSTPILHLQPPAEISREQQSKMLGYMRRINEMSLGEGDSELSARISSYELAYRMQQHAPEAVDLSKESKETKKLYGLDDPQTQEFGTRCLLARRLVERGVRFVQLYSGGGPVSVQWDAHDNVKTNHEQMCRWTDQPVAALLKDLKGRGLLDSTLVIWGTEFGRTPVSENGKGRDHNPTAFSMWMAGGGVKGGQIIGQTDEIGFKTVGARYHPRDIHATILQLLGLDQMKLTYLNNGRFERLTDFGGNVIEPLIS; this comes from the coding sequence ATGACCAACTTTCAGACTGAAATCCCGCAGGCAAATTCCCGCCGAGAGTTTCTTTTTCGGGCGGGCAACGGATTTGGCGCGCTGGCGTTCTCGTATTTGATGCAGCGTGATGCGCTGGCCAGCGACAACACGCAGCCTGCGAAAAAACTGGTCAATCCGCTGGCGCCGAAAGCGCCGCACTTTGCCGCCAAAGCCAAAGCAGTCATTTTTCTGTTTATGGTTGGCGGCCCCAGCCAGATGGAAACCTTCGATCCGAAACCGATGCTGAACAAACTCCACGGCCAGCAAATGCCTGCCAGTTTCGGCGAAGTCAAAAGCCAGTTCGTCAAAACCGGAACGCCGTTGATGGGCAGCGCCTGGAAATTCAAAAAATATGGCCAGTCCGGCATCGAAGTTTCCGATTTGTTACCACATACAGCCAGTTGCATTGACGATATTGCGGTCATTCGGTCGTGTTACACCGAAAGTTTCGTGCACGCCCCGGCGATGTACCAGATGATCAATGGACGCGTGCTGGCCGGGCATCCGAGTCTGGGCAGTTGGGTGACCTACGGATTGGGCAGCGAAAGCGAAAATCTTCCGGCGTATTGCGTGATGACACAGCCTCAAGGTTTGCCGGAGGGCGGCGCGCCAATGTGGAGCGCAGGTTTTTTACCGGCAATTCATCAAGGCACGGTTTTGCGGAATGGATCAACCCCGATTTTGCACCTTCAACCTCCGGCGGAAATCAGCCGCGAACAGCAAAGCAAAATGTTGGGTTACATGCGGCGAATCAACGAAATGTCGCTCGGTGAAGGTGACTCAGAGCTTTCGGCGCGCATTTCCTCTTACGAACTGGCGTATCGCATGCAGCAGCATGCGCCCGAAGCTGTTGACCTAAGCAAGGAGAGTAAGGAGACCAAAAAGCTGTATGGTTTGGACGATCCGCAAACCCAGGAGTTTGGCACACGCTGTTTACTGGCTCGCCGACTGGTCGAACGCGGCGTGCGATTCGTGCAGTTGTATTCCGGCGGAGGCCCTGTCAGCGTGCAATGGGATGCGCACGACAACGTCAAAACCAATCACGAACAGATGTGTCGCTGGACGGATCAACCCGTCGCTGCCCTGCTCAAGGATTTGAAAGGGCGGGGTTTGCTGGATTCAACGCTGGTCATCTGGGGGACGGAATTTGGACGCACGCCGGTTTCGGAAAACGGCAAAGGCCGCGACCACAACCCGACGGCGTTTTCGATGTGGATGGCTGGTGGCGGTGTCAAAGGCGGTCAGATCATTGGCCAAACGGATGAAATCGGTTTCAAAACCGTCGGCGCGCGTTATCACCCGCGAGATATTCACGCCACGATTTTGCAGTTGTTGGGATTGGATCAGATGAAACTGACGTATTTGAACAATGGCCGGTTTGAACGCTTGACAGACTTCGGCGGGAACGTGATTGAGCCGCTCATCAGTTGA